A region from the Hydra vulgaris chromosome 10, alternate assembly HydraT2T_AEP genome encodes:
- the LOC136086187 gene encoding putative nuclease HARBI1 produces MKRFEEMSSFPLVIGAVDGCHIRIKAPKKNPENYINRKDYHSIILQCFVDSKYLFRDIFVGWTGKSHDSSVFKNSPLYLECQQKSFLPNDFSRSIAEKEISPLILGDSAYSLEEWLIKPYSDRGNLSREEKILKGRFQCISKQIDTSVENSVKIVSACCILHNFCEISNQSFSEKWLQGINVNMVNMNTGRNDSARIEAEETRSAIKQYISSCINLINNNCKT; encoded by the exons ATGAAACGATTTGAAGAAATGTCAAGTTTTCCGCTTGTTATTGGTGCAGTTGATGGATGTCATATAAGAATTAAAGCACCgaaaaaaaatccagaaaattACATAAATCGCAAAGATTATCATTCAATTATTCTTCAATGTTTTGTTGACAGCAAATATCTTTTCCGAGATATATTTGTAGGTTGGACAGGCAAGTCTCACGACTCTAGTGTGTTTAAAAACTCTCCTTTATACTTAGAATGCCAGCAAAAAAGTTTCCTACCAAATGATTTCTCAAGAAGCATAGcagaaaaagaaatatctcCTTTAATCTTAGGGGATTCTGCATACTCTTTGGAAGAATGGCTAATAAAACCTTATTCAGATCGTGGGAATCTTTCAAgagaagaaaaaat ACTTAAAGGAAGATTCCAATGCATATCTAAACAAATTGACACATCTGTTGAAAATTCTGTTAAAATAGTAAGTGCATGCTGCATTCTTCATAATTTTTGTGAAATCAGTAATCAAAGTTTCTCAGAAAAGTGGTTGCAAGGTATCAATGTTAATATGGTTAATATGAACACTGGAAGAAATGATTCTGCTCGAATTGAAGCAGAAGAAACTCGGTCtgcaataaaacaatatatttcaaGTTGTATAAACCTTATTAACAATAATTGCAAAacataa